A region of Chlamydia crocodili DNA encodes the following proteins:
- the rsmA gene encoding 16S rRNA (adenine(1518)-N(6)/adenine(1519)-N(6))-dimethyltransferase RsmA — protein sequence MLRSSPEQLTKFLAQVHGRPKKGLSQNFLIDGNILRKILSVSCVEAGDWVLEIGPGFGALTEVLVNQGARVIALEKDSMFEETLKQLSIDLEITDACKYPLSQLQTKGYQGKGRVVANLPYHITTPLLTKLFLEIPNQWKTVTVMMQDEVARRITAQPGGKEYGSLTIFLQFFADVRYAFKVSPGCFLPKPQVSSAVVHMTVKDTFPLETSLHAQFFSLTRAAFGQRRKLLANSLKDLYPKEQVFEALKQLKFSETTRPETLSLDDYLKLFYLLSPHS from the coding sequence TTGTTACGTAGTTCTCCAGAACAACTTACTAAATTTTTAGCTCAGGTTCATGGTCGTCCTAAAAAAGGCCTATCGCAGAACTTTTTAATAGATGGAAATATTTTAAGAAAAATCCTTTCTGTTTCTTGTGTGGAAGCGGGAGACTGGGTTTTAGAAATAGGGCCAGGATTTGGAGCTCTTACCGAAGTTCTTGTTAATCAAGGAGCCCGTGTTATTGCTTTAGAAAAAGATTCCATGTTCGAGGAAACATTAAAGCAACTTTCTATAGATTTAGAAATTACAGACGCTTGTAAATATCCGTTATCGCAATTGCAAACCAAAGGTTACCAGGGGAAGGGAAGAGTTGTTGCGAACCTCCCTTATCATATCACAACACCTTTGCTAACGAAATTGTTCTTAGAAATTCCTAACCAATGGAAAACAGTCACAGTGATGATGCAAGATGAAGTTGCCCGTCGTATTACCGCTCAGCCAGGAGGGAAAGAATACGGGTCATTGACTATCTTTTTGCAGTTTTTTGCTGACGTGCGCTACGCTTTTAAAGTCAGCCCGGGCTGTTTTTTGCCCAAACCTCAGGTATCCTCAGCGGTTGTCCATATGACAGTGAAAGATACTTTTCCTCTTGAAACCTCTCTTCATGCACAATTTTTTTCCCTCACTCGGGCAGCTTTTGGACAGAGAAGAAAGCTCTTAGCGAATTCTCTTAAAGATCTTTATCCTAAGGAACAAGTTTTTGAAGCTCTAAAGCAGTTAAAATTTTCTGAAACAACTCGTCCAGAAACACTTTCTCTCGATGATTATCTAAAACTTTTTTATCTTCTATCTCCGCATTCTTAA
- the rnhC gene encoding ribonuclease HIII, translating into MSTPFVTQLSPSLHGLLKDRLEEKGFTLTQPQYTIFQARSPSVSCTLYTSGKLVVQGKGSQEFIEFFLEPEILLTFTHNRIEEDLRPRIGVDESGKGDFFGPLCIAGVYAHDEDTLKNLYKTKIQDSKMLNDTQIVSLAKTIRACCSYDVMILYPEKYNQLYGKFHNLNILLAWAHATVIDNLAPHPSGEVFAISDQFASSESVLLNALKKKNTDISVIQKVRAEQDIIVAAASILAREAFVTTMTKLEQRFSIKLPKGASAQVKTAGKSILKTHGKDVLSLVCKTHFKTFDEICDSTTS; encoded by the coding sequence ATGTCCACACCGTTTGTTACCCAACTATCTCCTTCTTTACACGGCTTACTCAAAGATCGTCTTGAGGAAAAAGGTTTTACTTTAACACAACCTCAATATACGATTTTTCAAGCACGTTCTCCATCAGTAAGCTGCACTCTTTATACTTCAGGGAAACTTGTTGTACAAGGAAAGGGATCTCAAGAATTTATCGAGTTTTTCCTAGAACCTGAAATCTTACTGACCTTTACCCATAACCGTATAGAAGAAGATCTTCGTCCTCGTATAGGTGTAGATGAATCAGGAAAAGGAGATTTTTTCGGTCCTTTATGCATTGCAGGAGTTTATGCTCATGATGAAGACACGCTAAAGAATCTCTATAAGACAAAAATTCAAGATTCAAAAATGCTCAATGATACACAAATTGTATCATTAGCAAAAACTATTCGTGCGTGCTGTAGCTATGATGTCATGATTCTTTACCCTGAAAAATATAATCAGCTCTATGGGAAGTTTCATAATCTCAATATCCTTTTAGCTTGGGCACATGCTACAGTTATTGATAATCTAGCTCCACACCCCTCGGGCGAAGTGTTTGCTATTTCCGATCAATTTGCATCTTCAGAAAGCGTTTTACTCAATGCTTTGAAAAAGAAAAATACCGATATCTCGGTAATTCAGAAAGTACGCGCAGAACAAGATATCATTGTCGCTGCTGCATCTATACTCGCTCGAGAAGCTTTTGTCACTACAATGACAAAGTTAGAACAACGCTTTTCTATTAAGCTTCCGAAAGGCGCTTCAGCACAGGTAAAGACTGCTGGAAAATCTATCCTCAAAACACATGGAAAAGATGTTTTATCTCTTGTTTGCAAGACACATTTTAAAACGTTTGATGAAATTTGTGACTCTACAACCTCTTAA
- a CDS encoding DUF5422 family protein encodes MNCREVCKKSSQIYFDCTFPERVLARRCQNKAQQYPKTAMAIEVVASVILGTIKIITFPLATFSALGLIPFTCALKAISTRSCKHALPYLAAWFISLLVSALIIGAIFGLVMVAPEVVFFMIGVCGAVGASATLLNIHRELFSLRSLQIEEIKTSTTSEETSSSSSSSLDLSHPSRKGSSEVTNHNVEATLENGNS; translated from the coding sequence ATGAATTGTCGTGAAGTTTGTAAAAAAAGCTCACAAATTTATTTCGATTGCACATTTCCTGAGAGGGTCCTTGCACGTCGCTGTCAAAATAAAGCACAGCAATATCCGAAAACGGCAATGGCTATTGAGGTAGTGGCATCTGTTATTCTTGGGACAATTAAAATTATTACCTTCCCTTTAGCCACATTCTCGGCTTTAGGATTGATTCCTTTTACCTGCGCATTAAAAGCAATTTCTACAAGAAGTTGCAAACATGCTCTTCCTTATCTGGCAGCATGGTTCATCAGCCTTTTGGTCTCTGCTCTTATTATTGGTGCTATTTTTGGCTTAGTTATGGTCGCTCCCGAGGTCGTCTTCTTTATGATCGGTGTCTGCGGAGCTGTAGGCGCCAGCGCTACGCTTTTAAATATCCATAGGGAATTATTTTCTTTAAGATCTTTACAAATCGAAGAGATTAAAACATCCACGACTTCAGAAGAAACTTCATCTTCCTCCTCATCATCTCTGGACCTCTCTCATCCTAGCCGGAAAGGTTCTTCCGAAGTTACGAACCACAACGTGGAAGCTACTTTAGAAAACGGAAATTCCTAA
- a CDS encoding thioredoxin domain-containing protein, translated as MSQPLYTNRLISEKSPYLLLYAHTPVNWYPWGGEAFDLAIEQDKPIFLSIGCAHSRWCQVMLQESFENPEVAAMLNEHFINVKVDKEELPHVANLYFDLAQMLSISEEHQNSSSWPLNVFLTPDLLPFFSANYLGSEIKLGVPSFSQTIEKLNLMWQDPEEREILVHQAHKILEIASFIERCSRKEMLEEETLRKTVEALYKDVDPHYGGVKAFPKTPPALLSQFFLRYGVEYQDNRSLFFVDRSLDMMAKGGIFDHLGGGFYCYTIDDKWLIPCFEKRLIDNAFLVIDYLDAGICLKKPEYISIAKQTLRYILSELYNPEVGAFYTSEHGEHWGASEGRYATWSGEEVREVLGENAELFCEYYGISREGFCNGRNILHIPSHIDIEEIADKYGCSVEEFHEVIDRLKEKLRLHRDTKARPFKDDQSLTFQNGWMLYTLAYAGRILGDSSYIDIAKKCGEFICKNLYKHSTLMRRWRDGDAKYSGGLEDYAGVILGALALYETGCGAQWLLLAEDLMKEVILSFRSESGGFYTTDGRDAALLLKQENLSDGETISGNALVCQALIKLHMLTEKKHYLTYAEDILQIAQARWHTHKFSSLGNLLAAQAYFSRNHQKILISLANDQDREAVLSCFARLFLPQVSVVWMSAKDRESLEEILPEYEHCLIPKEGQTSTVIYLLESGMGRKFSNIEEFRTYLNSK; from the coding sequence ATGTCGCAGCCGCTATATACGAACAGACTTATCAGTGAAAAATCTCCGTATTTGCTTCTTTATGCTCATACGCCGGTGAATTGGTATCCATGGGGTGGCGAGGCTTTTGATCTCGCTATAGAACAAGATAAGCCAATTTTCCTTTCCATTGGTTGTGCACACTCACGATGGTGTCAGGTGATGCTTCAGGAGAGTTTCGAGAATCCTGAAGTTGCTGCAATGCTAAATGAGCATTTTATTAATGTAAAAGTAGATAAAGAGGAGCTTCCTCATGTGGCTAACCTTTATTTTGATCTTGCGCAAATGCTTTCTATTTCTGAGGAGCATCAAAATTCTTCTTCTTGGCCTCTGAATGTATTTTTAACTCCTGATCTATTGCCATTTTTCTCAGCGAATTACTTGGGATCTGAGATAAAATTAGGAGTGCCTTCGTTTTCACAAACGATAGAGAAGCTGAATTTGATGTGGCAGGATCCAGAGGAACGCGAGATTCTTGTTCATCAAGCACACAAAATCCTTGAAATCGCTTCATTTATAGAAAGATGTTCAAGAAAAGAGATGTTAGAAGAGGAGACTCTGCGTAAGACAGTAGAGGCACTATACAAGGATGTTGATCCTCATTATGGAGGAGTGAAGGCATTTCCAAAAACCCCGCCCGCATTATTAAGTCAGTTTTTCTTACGCTATGGTGTGGAATATCAGGATAACAGAAGTTTATTCTTTGTAGATCGTTCTTTGGATATGATGGCTAAAGGAGGGATTTTCGATCATTTAGGTGGGGGATTTTACTGTTATACTATAGATGATAAGTGGTTAATTCCCTGTTTCGAAAAACGCCTTATTGATAATGCCTTCTTAGTGATTGATTATCTTGATGCGGGCATATGTCTTAAAAAACCTGAATATATCTCAATTGCTAAGCAAACCTTACGCTATATTCTTTCTGAGCTTTATAATCCTGAAGTGGGAGCTTTTTATACCTCAGAACATGGAGAACATTGGGGAGCTTCTGAAGGGAGATATGCTACCTGGTCAGGAGAGGAAGTTCGCGAGGTGCTCGGAGAAAACGCTGAGCTGTTTTGTGAATATTATGGGATTTCTAGAGAAGGCTTCTGTAATGGGAGGAATATCTTACATATCCCTTCTCATATCGATATTGAAGAAATTGCAGATAAATACGGCTGTAGTGTTGAAGAATTTCACGAAGTTATCGATAGGCTAAAAGAAAAATTACGCCTCCATAGAGATACTAAAGCGCGTCCTTTTAAAGATGATCAATCTTTAACGTTTCAAAACGGCTGGATGCTCTATACGCTAGCATACGCAGGGAGAATCCTTGGAGATTCTTCCTATATAGATATAGCGAAGAAATGTGGAGAGTTTATCTGTAAGAATTTATATAAGCATTCCACCTTAATGCGTCGATGGCGCGATGGTGATGCTAAATATTCCGGAGGTTTGGAAGATTACGCAGGAGTGATTTTAGGAGCTCTTGCCCTTTATGAGACAGGCTGTGGTGCACAATGGTTGCTACTTGCTGAAGATCTTATGAAAGAGGTTATCCTGTCTTTCCGTTCAGAAAGTGGGGGATTTTACACCACAGATGGTAGGGATGCTGCTCTACTTTTAAAACAGGAGAATCTCTCTGATGGAGAGACAATATCCGGAAACGCTCTTGTTTGCCAAGCATTGATAAAATTGCATATGCTCACAGAAAAGAAGCATTATCTTACCTATGCTGAAGATATTTTACAGATTGCCCAAGCTCGATGGCATACGCATAAGTTTTCTTCTTTGGGAAATTTATTAGCCGCACAGGCGTATTTTTCCCGTAATCATCAAAAAATTCTTATTTCTTTAGCTAATGATCAAGATCGTGAAGCTGTCTTATCTTGCTTTGCACGGTTATTCCTTCCTCAGGTTTCTGTTGTTTGGATGAGTGCAAAAGATCGCGAATCTCTAGAAGAGATTCTTCCTGAATATGAACACTGTCTAATCCCTAAGGAAGGACAAACATCCACAGTTATTTATCTTTTAGAATCAGGAATGGGAAGGAAATTTTCTAATATTGAAGAGTTTCGCACTTATCTAAATTCAAAATAA
- a CDS encoding helix-turn-helix domain-containing protein → MAEQIHKELLHLGEIFRTKREEQSLSLKDVEAATSIRYSCLEAIENGYLGKLISPIYAQGFIKKYAAYLGLDSERILQDHPYVMKIFKEFSEHNMEMLLDLESMGGRNSPEKAIRSWSNLWWAGLIVTSGIVIWWLGSLLSIF, encoded by the coding sequence ATGGCGGAACAAATTCATAAAGAGCTTTTACATTTAGGAGAGATATTTCGCACGAAACGTGAAGAACAATCCTTATCCTTAAAAGATGTGGAAGCAGCAACATCTATACGTTATTCATGCTTAGAAGCTATAGAAAATGGCTATTTAGGCAAGCTCATTTCTCCAATTTATGCTCAAGGATTTATAAAGAAATACGCAGCCTATTTAGGATTAGATAGCGAGCGTATTCTTCAAGACCATCCTTATGTTATGAAAATCTTTAAAGAGTTTTCAGAACATAATATGGAAATGCTTTTAGATTTAGAATCTATGGGGGGAAGAAACTCTCCAGAAAAAGCTATTCGTAGTTGGTCAAATCTTTGGTGGGCAGGACTTATCGTAACAAGCGGTATTGTAATTTGGTGGCTGGGATCCCTACTATCTATTTTCTAG
- the gatB gene encoding Asp-tRNA(Asn)/Glu-tRNA(Gln) amidotransferase subunit GatB yields the protein MSDVYADWESVIGLEVHVELNTKSKLFSCARNRFGDEPNTNISPVCTGMPGSLPVLNKEAVRKAILFGCAVQGEVALLSRFDRKSYFYPDSPRNFQITQFEHPIVRGGHVKAIVQGEERYFELAQAHIEDDAGMLKHFGEFAGVDYNRAGVPLIEIVSKPCMFCADDAVAYATALVSLLDYIGISDCNMEEGSVRFDVNVSVRPRGSEELRNKVEIKNMNSFAFMAQALEAERCRQIDAYLENPNKDPKTVIPGATYRWDPEKKKTVLMRLKERAEDYKYFIEPDLPVLQLTEAYINEIRDTLPELPYDKYQRYLREYALAEDIAAILISDKHIANFFELAATECKNYRALSNWVTVEFAGRCKIQGKNLAFSGILPSSVAQLVNFIDKGVITGKIAKDLADMMMESPEKSPEDILKEHPEMLPMTDESALVAIIAEVLGANSQSVVDYKSGKTKALGFLVGQIMKRTQGKAPPNRVNELLLIELDK from the coding sequence ATGAGCGATGTTTATGCTGATTGGGAATCCGTCATAGGTCTTGAAGTCCACGTAGAGTTAAATACCAAATCAAAGTTATTTAGCTGTGCACGAAATCGTTTTGGTGATGAACCTAATACGAATATCTCTCCTGTGTGTACAGGAATGCCAGGGTCTTTGCCTGTATTGAATAAAGAAGCAGTAAGAAAGGCTATTTTATTTGGTTGTGCAGTTCAAGGTGAAGTAGCTTTATTAAGCCGTTTCGATAGAAAGTCCTATTTTTATCCCGATAGTCCTAGGAATTTTCAAATTACGCAATTTGAGCATCCTATAGTGCGAGGGGGACATGTAAAAGCTATTGTTCAGGGTGAAGAGCGTTATTTTGAACTTGCGCAAGCGCATATTGAAGATGACGCAGGGATGTTAAAACATTTCGGAGAATTTGCCGGAGTAGACTACAACCGGGCCGGTGTACCTTTAATAGAAATTGTTTCTAAACCTTGTATGTTTTGTGCAGACGATGCTGTTGCATACGCTACAGCTCTTGTATCTTTATTAGATTACATTGGGATTTCTGATTGTAATATGGAAGAGGGATCTGTGCGTTTCGATGTGAACGTTTCTGTACGCCCTCGGGGTAGTGAAGAATTACGCAATAAGGTAGAAATTAAAAATATGAACTCGTTTGCTTTTATGGCGCAAGCTTTAGAAGCAGAACGCTGCCGACAGATAGATGCCTATTTAGAAAATCCTAATAAAGATCCAAAAACTGTCATTCCTGGAGCAACATACCGTTGGGATCCTGAAAAGAAAAAAACGGTATTGATGCGTCTTAAAGAGCGAGCTGAGGATTACAAATACTTTATAGAACCGGATCTTCCTGTATTGCAGTTAACAGAAGCGTATATCAATGAAATACGTGATACGCTTCCTGAACTTCCTTATGACAAATATCAAAGATATTTGCGTGAGTATGCTCTTGCTGAGGATATCGCCGCTATTTTAATTAGCGATAAGCATATCGCAAACTTCTTTGAATTAGCCGCTACAGAATGTAAGAACTATCGAGCTCTTTCTAATTGGGTGACTGTGGAATTTGCAGGACGTTGTAAAATACAAGGTAAGAACCTTGCCTTTTCGGGGATTCTTCCTAGCAGCGTAGCTCAGCTTGTCAATTTTATTGATAAGGGAGTGATTACTGGGAAGATAGCTAAAGATCTTGCCGATATGATGATGGAATCTCCGGAAAAGAGTCCTGAAGATATTCTTAAAGAACATCCTGAAATGTTGCCAATGACAGATGAAAGTGCTTTAGTTGCGATTATTGCTGAAGTTTTAGGGGCTAATTCGCAATCTGTTGTTGATTATAAGAGTGGTAAGACCAAGGCCTTAGGGTTTTTAGTTGGGCAAATTATGAAACGCACTCAAGGAAAAGCCCCTCCAAATAGAGTGAATGAACTTTTACTTATTGAATTAGATAAATAA
- a CDS encoding IncV family inclusion membrane protein: MSNPIDPLGQSHRPVPKSQIPTPHTGIGSRIRTSSTGFFGRLLSLPDRNPKMRYVFDIGIIAIAVISIIGILVASQGQGLLLFGLIPGFIFGALGVTMLISDVANTPRSQKIADTITAVLLPFILLGIASALIASAYFTAGGSTLILANPQFLMGFMTIGLALVSLSKVTFQHFKTEALIKAQQKVIEVSEQSITPTTPSEKDVKRVSQERRRDHAADARREREDQETRTHTRQRHISRSSQGVLQHRSRNQIEVEQADPDYLSSGDEFSPQAQDDFSFLHDTYNPFSSVYQPPQSLEDSSSAIQNVPLGQPVSGDTTTTGPVTSTPRRVSRIGAAGSSRSRNRNEDEERQERDQSQGDDESSDLENSDSQRKQSRKKKRKKS, translated from the coding sequence ATGAGTAATCCTATAGATCCTTTAGGGCAATCACACCGACCGGTTCCTAAAAGTCAGATACCCACGCCACATACGGGCATCGGAAGTCGTATTCGTACTTCTTCCACAGGATTTTTCGGAAGACTTCTCTCTCTCCCCGATCGCAACCCCAAGATGCGCTATGTGTTCGATATTGGGATTATCGCGATTGCTGTTATTTCCATTATTGGTATTCTTGTTGCCTCTCAGGGACAAGGTCTTTTGTTATTTGGGTTAATCCCCGGGTTTATTTTTGGTGCCCTAGGAGTGACTATGCTCATTTCTGATGTTGCCAATACACCAAGATCTCAGAAAATCGCCGACACTATTACTGCTGTTCTCTTACCATTCATTCTTTTGGGAATAGCTTCAGCATTAATTGCTTCAGCATACTTTACAGCTGGAGGAAGTACCCTTATTCTTGCTAACCCGCAATTCCTTATGGGCTTCATGACCATAGGATTGGCTTTAGTCTCATTGAGCAAGGTCACATTCCAGCATTTTAAAACTGAAGCTTTGATTAAAGCTCAGCAAAAGGTTATTGAAGTTTCCGAGCAATCAATAACCCCAACTACACCTTCCGAAAAAGATGTGAAGCGTGTTTCTCAAGAGAGAAGAAGAGATCATGCTGCAGATGCTAGACGTGAGCGCGAAGATCAAGAAACCCGCACGCATACACGTCAGCGACATATCTCTAGAAGCTCGCAGGGAGTGCTTCAACATAGATCGAGAAACCAAATAGAAGTTGAACAAGCTGATCCCGATTATCTATCTTCGGGTGATGAATTTTCCCCTCAAGCACAAGATGACTTTTCTTTTTTACATGATACCTATAACCCATTCTCATCCGTATATCAACCTCCTCAATCTCTAGAAGATTCCTCCTCTGCCATACAAAATGTCCCTTTAGGTCAACCTGTCTCTGGAGACACTACTACAACAGGCCCCGTCACCTCAACACCTCGTAGAGTATCTCGCATAGGAGCTGCAGGATCATCACGATCTAGAAATAGAAATGAGGATGAAGAAAGACAAGAAAGAGATCAAAGTCAAGGTGATGATGAATCTTCAGATCTAGAGAATTCCGATTCACAACGTAAACAAAGTAGAAAAAAGAAAAGAAAGAAAAGCTAG
- a CDS encoding DUF2608 domain-containing protein, producing MRLLKYLPKCAVVTVITLGMLTTAEAAKKKPVAMTMAYSFGDIFAHLEKSSEETLFCINVDSVIQHKYIGSPGWYQNRLTKLSKRYGDFFQAKKRVNEEQIIIDTLTSKECLEANVIDQFSRILSECQCSVLGISLLGIEGVSSTLKNLKDCGLEIHSRAFPTEDFFLGTKTKCSDSALVQKGILFCGASEISEAMKQLFIYENKIPKNIVFLSDNPEEIKSLGRECVDFGITFFGIVYYPAAETLFSYVYPYSAAVEIQEEQALTVISDAIAQLSLDSLNQKS from the coding sequence ATGAGATTGCTGAAATATCTTCCTAAGTGTGCTGTGGTTACAGTTATTACCTTAGGCATGTTGACTACAGCTGAAGCTGCAAAGAAAAAGCCTGTGGCGATGACAATGGCGTATTCTTTTGGCGATATTTTTGCACATTTAGAAAAAAGCAGTGAGGAAACGTTATTTTGTATTAATGTAGATAGCGTGATTCAACATAAGTATATAGGTTCCCCAGGTTGGTATCAAAATAGGTTGACTAAGCTATCCAAACGTTATGGAGATTTTTTCCAAGCAAAAAAGCGAGTCAATGAAGAGCAGATTATTATAGATACACTAACAAGCAAAGAATGTTTAGAAGCTAATGTTATTGATCAGTTTTCCCGTATACTTTCAGAATGTCAATGTTCTGTATTAGGGATTTCTTTATTAGGAATCGAAGGAGTTTCTTCAACCTTAAAAAATCTTAAAGACTGCGGTCTGGAAATACATTCTCGAGCATTCCCTACCGAGGATTTTTTCTTGGGAACGAAAACGAAGTGTAGTGATTCTGCGTTAGTGCAGAAGGGAATCTTGTTTTGTGGAGCTTCAGAGATATCAGAAGCTATGAAGCAATTATTTATTTATGAGAATAAAATACCAAAAAATATTGTATTTTTGAGTGATAATCCTGAAGAGATAAAATCTTTAGGCAGAGAGTGTGTTGATTTTGGAATCACATTTTTTGGTATAGTGTATTATCCTGCTGCGGAAACTCTATTTTCTTATGTATATCCGTATTCAGCAGCCGTAGAGATTCAAGAAGAACAGGCGTTGACAGTTATCTCAGATGCTATCGCACAATTATCTCTAGATTCTCTTAATCAAAAGAGTTAA
- a CDS encoding DUF2608 domain-containing protein — translation MKVVFFITFFFSVFSLDASIIKVSDVQAINKYAKKGSLVLLALDETIVFPKQMLGTTAWFQERLENLKKEESDCDPMEKAFGEKIAVSFATDYELIHPEVPKAIAALSLSEAWVMGVSQLPIPMANHFLRSAVSLGLGFSSCLPARSDGWMQHLKTFGRPQHAMFIEDQVLFTGGLINGITMEEVLSTLFATLETLPQQVIYLDANKDNLISAEAACKQANVYFIGMHYSPAVKRIKGYKSDIANLQWLQFHNQLSDKYFQSLLTYVIGPEGQG, via the coding sequence ATGAAGGTAGTGTTTTTTATCACGTTTTTCTTTTCCGTATTTTCCCTAGACGCAAGTATCATCAAAGTTTCTGACGTACAAGCTATCAATAAATACGCAAAAAAAGGTTCTTTGGTTTTACTAGCATTAGATGAAACTATCGTATTTCCTAAACAAATGTTAGGGACAACAGCATGGTTTCAAGAACGTCTGGAAAATTTGAAAAAAGAAGAATCGGATTGTGATCCTATGGAGAAAGCTTTTGGCGAGAAAATTGCTGTGTCTTTCGCTACAGACTATGAGCTTATTCATCCCGAAGTTCCTAAGGCTATAGCTGCTTTATCACTCTCTGAAGCCTGGGTAATGGGAGTTTCCCAATTGCCGATACCCATGGCAAACCATTTTCTCCGTTCTGCGGTTTCTTTAGGGTTGGGGTTTTCATCATGCTTACCCGCTCGTAGTGACGGATGGATGCAACATCTAAAAACATTTGGAAGACCTCAACATGCTATGTTCATAGAAGATCAGGTACTCTTCACAGGAGGCCTTATTAACGGAATTACCATGGAAGAGGTTCTTTCTACTCTATTTGCAACTTTAGAGACACTGCCACAGCAAGTGATCTATTTAGATGCAAATAAAGACAACTTAATCTCTGCAGAGGCGGCTTGTAAACAAGCTAATGTCTATTTCATAGGTATGCACTACAGCCCAGCTGTAAAACGTATAAAAGGATATAAATCAGATATTGCGAATCTACAATGGCTACAGTTCCACAACCAACTTTCCGATAAGTATTTTCAATCTTTGCTTACCTATGTGATTGGTCCTGAGGGCCAAGGATAA